In one Neobacillus sp. WH10 genomic region, the following are encoded:
- a CDS encoding sensor histidine kinase, with the protein MMDVLKSKQQVSTYIIHSQEEEIKRIALELHEGVGQNLYSILTGLQFVESVVQEPHMKNYLREMESLIEKTIQEIRLLSVELHPPALTTLGLLPAIKSYIKLYTSTFGILVDLESTGKEKSIPERNSIAVFRVCQEALTNIAKYADTSNVKMNFIWNNDELKITIHDFGKGFQLEEHDDEHHHSSGLAAMKERMLLTGGQCIISSKIGEGTSIDLSLPL; encoded by the coding sequence CAAAGCAGCAAGTCAGTACTTATATTATTCATTCCCAAGAAGAAGAAATTAAACGGATTGCATTAGAACTTCACGAAGGTGTCGGACAAAACCTGTACAGTATTCTAACAGGTTTGCAGTTTGTTGAATCAGTAGTACAAGAGCCTCATATGAAAAATTATTTACGCGAAATGGAATCGCTGATTGAAAAGACCATTCAGGAAATCAGGCTGCTTTCTGTTGAATTGCATCCGCCTGCATTAACAACCCTTGGTTTACTCCCTGCTATTAAAAGCTATATTAAGTTATATACTTCGACTTTTGGTATTCTGGTTGATTTAGAATCGACTGGTAAGGAAAAATCAATTCCGGAGCGAAACAGTATCGCTGTTTTTCGGGTTTGCCAGGAAGCACTTACGAATATTGCGAAATATGCTGATACATCTAATGTAAAAATGAACTTTATCTGGAATAATGATGAATTAAAAATTACTATTCATGATTTCGGTAAAGGATTTCAACTTGAAGAACATGATGATGAACACCATCATTCATCTGGTCTTGCAGCAATGAAAGAAAGAATGCTTCTAACTGGCGGGCAGTGTATCATTTCCTCTAAAATAGGAGAAGGAACATCTATTGACCTATCTCTACCCTTATAA
- a CDS encoding response regulator transcription factor, with product MIKILLVDDHAVVRSGLKMLLNTNPEIEVIGEASEGNEGIKKALKLKPDVVVMDLSMPHGKDGLSATTELKKLMPEINILILTMHDDEEYLFRAIQGGASGCILKSAPHDELMAAIESVAVGDAYLHPSAQKRLMEEYLGSLKGGSDTYNLLSDREKEVLTLIAKGYSNKEIAEQLVISVKTVETHKGNLMEKLQMKTRPELVEYAVKKGLLGYGI from the coding sequence TTGATAAAAATCCTATTGGTTGATGATCATGCTGTTGTCAGAAGCGGCTTAAAAATGCTGCTGAATACGAATCCTGAAATCGAAGTAATCGGGGAAGCCTCAGAAGGAAATGAGGGAATCAAGAAAGCTTTAAAGCTGAAACCAGATGTGGTGGTCATGGACTTAAGCATGCCACATGGAAAAGATGGATTGTCTGCAACGACAGAGTTGAAAAAGTTAATGCCTGAGATAAATATTTTAATTCTTACAATGCATGATGATGAGGAATACTTATTCCGTGCGATTCAAGGCGGGGCATCTGGCTGTATTCTAAAAAGCGCCCCACACGATGAATTAATGGCAGCTATCGAGTCGGTTGCTGTTGGTGATGCTTATCTACATCCATCAGCACAGAAACGGTTAATGGAGGAATATTTAGGCAGCCTTAAAGGTGGCAGTGATACCTACAATCTCTTATCTGATCGTGAAAAAGAAGTTCTAACACTGATTGCTAAAGGCTACTCAAATAAGGAAATTGCAGAGCAGCTAGTCATTAGTGTAAAAACTGTAGAAACCCATAAAGGAAATTTGATGGAAAAACTACAAATGAAAACCCGGCCCGAGTTGGTGGAATATGCCGTTAAAAAGGGGTTATTAGGTTATGGTATTTAA
- a CDS encoding GAF domain-containing protein, whose translation MKVIKELEAVTELCNKLMAAVNSEFVALAIQNESGPDVRWHYATGNLNDKYKRITVRYGKGIAGKVISSGSPMMMFNFPHDILGKVTDYPIALAEKLVSCYAVPLFFNAVPKGVLLVGKRVKYSFTEEEQEKVKESALSLEQLVKEQLL comes from the coding sequence ATGAAAGTAATTAAAGAACTGGAAGCGGTTACGGAGTTATGCAACAAGTTAATGGCTGCCGTAAATAGTGAATTTGTTGCTCTTGCCATTCAAAATGAATCTGGTCCTGATGTTAGATGGCATTATGCAACAGGCAATTTAAATGATAAGTACAAGAGAATAACGGTCCGTTACGGGAAAGGGATTGCCGGAAAAGTTATATCAAGTGGAAGTCCGATGATGATGTTCAACTTTCCGCATGATATTTTGGGAAAAGTAACCGATTATCCAATCGCACTTGCTGAAAAACTTGTGTCCTGTTATGCAGTTCCATTATTTTTTAATGCTGTTCCTAAAGGGGTATTGCTCGTAGGAAAAAGGGTGAAATATTCATTTACCGAAGAGGAGCAGGAAAAGGTAAAAGAATCTGCATTATCCTTGGAACAACTAGTAAAAGAGCAGTTATTGTGA
- a CDS encoding PAS domain-containing protein codes for MDTDFQLTKNELMDYKFALDASSIVAITDSRGMITYVNDQFCHISKYSREELLGHDHRIINSGFHSREFFKEMWRTIGTGKVWKGEICNQAKDGTYYWVDTTIVPFLTDTGKPYQYLAIRYEITERKRVEQELQKMMTTIIDVQEEERKRLSRNLHDGIGQNLYSHLITINRMLSEIDHPLLVQMQKEAAQLIEEIREISWELRPSVLDDLGLVPAIRSYLSRYSDHYHIDVFFDCVLNRRLTISIELTIYRIIQEALTNIRKYAEVSEAAVTVREIDDVVRVMIEDQGKGFDTKKQLPGVGLFSMDERARSVDGTLTIKTSPGKGTKIILEVPGY; via the coding sequence ATGGATACAGATTTTCAGCTAACCAAAAATGAACTGATGGATTATAAATTTGCCCTTGATGCATCATCGATTGTTGCCATCACCGATTCACGGGGTATGATTACATATGTGAACGATCAATTTTGTCATATCTCCAAATATTCACGGGAAGAACTTTTGGGACATGATCATCGAATTATTAATTCCGGTTTTCATTCTAGAGAATTTTTTAAAGAGATGTGGAGAACGATTGGTACAGGCAAGGTTTGGAAAGGTGAAATTTGTAATCAAGCAAAAGATGGAACCTATTATTGGGTTGATACAACGATCGTCCCGTTTTTAACTGATACGGGAAAGCCATATCAATATTTGGCGATTCGCTACGAAATTACGGAAAGAAAACGCGTGGAGCAAGAATTACAAAAAATGATGACGACCATCATTGATGTGCAGGAAGAAGAACGAAAGCGCTTATCAAGAAATTTACATGATGGAATTGGTCAAAATCTTTATAGTCACCTGATAACAATCAACCGGATGCTTTCTGAAATAGACCATCCGCTCCTTGTCCAGATGCAAAAAGAAGCGGCCCAATTGATTGAAGAAATCCGCGAAATCTCCTGGGAACTGCGTCCATCTGTATTAGATGACCTTGGGCTAGTACCCGCCATCCGTTCTTATTTATCCCGTTATTCAGACCATTACCATATCGATGTTTTTTTTGATTGCGTATTAAACCGCCGCCTTACTATCAGTATCGAATTGACGATTTATCGGATTATTCAAGAGGCATTAACAAATATCCGAAAATATGCTGAAGTATCGGAAGCAGCTGTGACTGTAAGAGAGATTGATGACGTGGTTAGGGTAATGATTGAAGACCAGGGAAAGGGTTTTGACACGAAAAAGCAATTGCCTGGTGTTGGCCTTTTCAGCATGGATGAAAGAGCTCGGTCTGTTGACGGTACCCTTACTATAAAAACTTCACCAGGAAAGGGAACAAAAATCATTTTAGAAGTACCAGGTTATTGA
- a CDS encoding glutamine--tRNA ligase/YqeY domain fusion protein, with protein sequence MVDNQTSNFIKDIMIKDLESGKHQEIITRFPPEPNGYLHIGHAKSIIINFGLADEFNGKTNLRFDDTNPLKEDIEYVNSIKEDVKWLGFEWDNLLFASNYFEEMYNKAVLLIKKGLAYVDDLSADEIREYRGTLTEPGKNSPYRDRTVEENLDLFLRMRNGEFENGQKVLRAKIDMASPNINLRDPVIYRISHATHHNTGDKWCIYPMYAFAHPLEDAIEGVTHSICTIEFEDQRPLYNWVVEHSEMENTPQQIEFGRLNVSNTVMSKRKLKQLVDEGFVDGWDDPRMPTISGMRRKGFTPESIRTFVSETAITKNNSTVDSQMLEHFVREDLKLKAPRTMGILNPLKVVITNYPEGQIELLDAEINPENPEMGIRKIPFSREIYIEKDDFMEEPPKKYFRLFPGNEVRLKNAYFIKCKEIIKDANGEVVELRCTYDPETKSGTGFTGRKVKGTIHWVEATHAVPAEFRLYEPLILDETEEADEEGKTFLDYVNPNSLEVLQGFVEPNMRESRPQEKFQFFRHGYFNVDPKDTTVDKLVFNRIVSLKSSFRI encoded by the coding sequence ATGGTGGATAATCAAACATCAAATTTTATTAAAGATATTATGATAAAAGACTTGGAATCAGGTAAGCACCAGGAGATCATTACTCGTTTCCCACCAGAGCCAAACGGTTATTTACATATTGGACATGCAAAATCGATTATCATCAATTTTGGCTTAGCAGATGAATTTAACGGGAAAACCAATTTACGCTTTGACGATACCAACCCGTTAAAGGAAGATATCGAATATGTAAATTCTATTAAAGAAGACGTAAAATGGCTTGGTTTTGAATGGGATAACTTATTATTTGCCTCCAATTATTTTGAAGAAATGTATAACAAAGCTGTTCTTTTAATTAAAAAAGGTTTAGCATATGTAGACGACTTGTCAGCTGATGAAATCCGTGAATACCGCGGCACACTGACAGAGCCTGGGAAGAATAGCCCATACCGCGACCGAACCGTTGAGGAAAACCTTGATTTATTTTTACGGATGCGGAATGGTGAGTTCGAAAACGGACAAAAGGTCTTGCGGGCAAAAATTGATATGGCCTCACCAAATATTAATTTGCGTGACCCTGTCATTTACCGTATCTCCCATGCTACTCATCATAACACGGGGGATAAATGGTGCATTTATCCAATGTATGCTTTTGCCCATCCACTTGAAGATGCGATTGAGGGTGTTACTCATTCGATTTGTACGATTGAATTTGAGGATCAGCGTCCCCTTTATAATTGGGTTGTGGAACATAGTGAAATGGAGAACACACCACAGCAAATCGAATTTGGCCGCTTAAACGTGTCCAATACTGTTATGAGTAAACGGAAGCTTAAGCAATTGGTAGACGAAGGGTTTGTTGATGGCTGGGATGACCCACGGATGCCAACCATTTCCGGGATGAGAAGAAAAGGGTTCACCCCTGAATCGATTCGGACATTTGTTAGCGAAACAGCTATTACTAAGAACAACAGTACCGTTGATTCGCAAATGCTTGAACACTTTGTCCGTGAAGATTTGAAATTAAAAGCACCACGGACAATGGGTATCCTTAACCCATTAAAAGTAGTTATCACAAATTATCCGGAAGGCCAAATTGAATTGCTTGATGCAGAAATCAATCCAGAAAATCCAGAAATGGGAATACGAAAAATTCCGTTTTCCCGTGAGATTTATATCGAAAAAGATGATTTCATGGAAGAGCCGCCAAAAAAATATTTCCGTCTGTTCCCTGGCAATGAGGTTCGCCTAAAAAATGCATATTTCATTAAATGTAAAGAAATCATTAAGGATGCAAATGGTGAAGTCGTGGAGCTGCGTTGCACATACGATCCAGAAACAAAGAGCGGTACAGGTTTTACTGGCAGAAAAGTAAAAGGAACGATTCATTGGGTAGAAGCAACCCATGCTGTTCCAGCTGAATTTCGTTTATATGAACCGTTAATATTGGATGAAACTGAAGAAGCTGATGAAGAAGGAAAAACATTCCTTGATTATGTTAATCCAAACTCATTGGAAGTGCTGCAAGGCTTTGTCGAACCAAACATGAGAGAAAGCAGACCACAGGAAAAATTCCAATTCTTTAGACACGGCTATTTTAATGTCGATCCAAAAGACACAACAGTTGACAAGCTTGTGTTCAATCGGATTGTTAGTTTAAAAAGCTCATTTAGAATATAA
- a CDS encoding Gfo/Idh/MocA family oxidoreductase, translating to MINFATVGTGWITESFIQAASLSKQFQLMGVYSRTEENAKKLADQYKAPYFYSDLAEMAKSKEIQAVYIASPNSVHFEQTLTFLKNKKHVICEKPIFSNTAELAEAYRTAEENGVYLFEAIRNIHTPNFKILKEKLPLAGKLRSTMLPYIQYSSRYDLFLQGEEPNIFSAQYSGGALVDLGVYPLYLAVGLFGDPNKVTYHPVMLRSGVDGSGTLVLEYNEFVCTILCSKISHSVLPCEIHGEAGTFVLEDAAPISEIKYIDSHTKASQILSVEQEEQNMVYECLNIAQIIETKNDEEYNRLKKWSEIVLRITEEARKQNKIIFAAEK from the coding sequence ATGATTAACTTTGCTACAGTTGGAACAGGGTGGATTACCGAATCCTTTATCCAGGCAGCAAGCCTAAGCAAACAGTTTCAGTTAATGGGGGTATACTCACGAACAGAGGAGAATGCGAAAAAACTTGCTGATCAATATAAAGCTCCATATTTTTATTCAGATTTAGCAGAAATGGCGAAAAGCAAAGAAATACAGGCTGTATATATTGCTTCGCCTAATTCTGTCCATTTTGAACAAACACTAACCTTTTTGAAAAATAAAAAACATGTCATCTGTGAAAAGCCGATTTTTTCTAATACAGCTGAATTAGCAGAGGCATACCGGACAGCGGAAGAAAATGGAGTTTACTTGTTCGAAGCGATTCGAAATATCCATACACCTAATTTTAAAATTTTAAAGGAAAAGCTTCCTTTAGCTGGGAAGCTGAGAAGCACGATGCTTCCTTATATCCAATATTCCTCCCGGTATGATTTATTTTTGCAGGGAGAGGAGCCTAATATCTTCTCTGCCCAATACTCAGGTGGTGCACTGGTTGACTTAGGTGTCTATCCGCTATATTTAGCAGTTGGATTGTTTGGTGATCCGAATAAGGTTACCTATCACCCAGTGATGTTAAGAAGCGGTGTAGATGGAAGCGGGACGCTTGTGTTGGAATATAATGAATTCGTTTGTACGATTCTTTGTTCAAAGATATCTCATTCCGTTCTTCCTTGTGAGATTCATGGAGAGGCGGGAACCTTTGTCCTTGAAGATGCTGCGCCAATTTCTGAGATTAAATATATTGACAGCCACACAAAAGCAAGTCAAATCCTAAGTGTCGAGCAAGAAGAACAAAACATGGTCTATGAATGTTTAAATATCGCCCAAATCATTGAAACGAAAAATGATGAGGAGTATAATCGGCTAAAAAAATGGAGCGAAATTGTCCTCCGCATTACAGAAGAGGCACGAAAGCAAAATAAAATAATTTTTGCCGCAGAAAAATAA